One genomic window of Psychrobacillus sp. INOP01 includes the following:
- a CDS encoding alpha/beta fold hydrolase, protein MTVTQQEEKKTRSGVKIKKIRNILLKIIGAFVIVIVLFLGIVYTVNVISNHSEQKRIESYGQHVSVDGKNMNVTIQGKGEETVVLLPGYGTAAPALDFEPLIEELSPFYKVVIVEPFGYGLSDLTEKERSTENIVSEIHEALQGLHIDRYVLMGHSISGIYGLDYVNKYPNEVSAFVGLDSSVPTLREKRFSSSEIETVKLLKKSGFSRLLMKPDTDVYAELSYDDQTIEQIRILMHKNMYNPNQLNEIENMYSNFKRAENSTFPKNLPVIFFIQANHPATDRWIPEHEKQIKDSVHGKLILLEAGHYLYRSHSKEIVKNFRTFMEEIQ, encoded by the coding sequence ATGACAGTGACACAACAAGAGGAAAAGAAAACTCGGAGTGGAGTGAAAATAAAGAAAATTCGAAATATTTTACTTAAAATCATAGGAGCATTCGTTATAGTAATTGTTCTTTTTCTAGGCATTGTTTATACCGTTAATGTGATCAGTAATCATTCGGAGCAAAAAAGAATAGAGTCCTATGGTCAGCATGTATCTGTAGACGGGAAAAATATGAATGTTACCATTCAAGGAAAAGGCGAAGAAACCGTCGTGCTACTACCAGGGTATGGAACGGCAGCACCAGCTCTTGATTTTGAGCCGCTAATAGAAGAGCTATCACCATTTTACAAAGTCGTCATAGTTGAACCTTTTGGTTATGGATTAAGTGATCTAACCGAAAAGGAACGAAGCACTGAGAATATTGTGAGTGAAATTCATGAAGCTTTACAGGGTCTTCATATTGATCGTTATGTTCTAATGGGTCACTCCATTTCAGGGATTTACGGACTCGATTATGTGAACAAGTATCCAAACGAAGTGAGTGCATTTGTCGGACTCGATAGCAGCGTTCCAACGCTAAGGGAGAAGAGGTTCTCATCTTCAGAAATAGAAACTGTTAAACTACTCAAAAAATCAGGTTTCTCCAGATTGCTAATGAAACCGGATACCGACGTATATGCTGAACTATCCTATGATGATCAAACAATAGAACAAATCAGAATTCTTATGCACAAAAACATGTATAATCCCAACCAATTAAATGAAATTGAAAATATGTATTCTAATTTTAAAAGGGCAGAAAATTCAACATTCCCCAAAAATCTTCCTGTTATTTTCTTTATCCAAGCGAATCACCCAGCAACGGATAGATGGATACCCGAGCATGAAAAGCAAATAAAAGATTCTGTACATGGCAAATTGATACTATTGGAAGCAGGACATTATTTATATCGTTCACATTCCAAAGAAATAGTTAAAAACTTTAGGACGTTTATGGAAGAAATCCAATGA
- a CDS encoding cell wall metabolism sensor histidine kinase WalK, with the protein MIRSLYIRVVLTFLVSIIGGTIISFFVSTWIFEDKLNENAQINLRNFGQDIVRIYKTLPLREADSFVSEMKQLDSYYIRIYETTGQFQSYGKLHGHKPAPVTMEQLKKVLDGGVVQDTPNGIATVLLGLPLKTEMGTKAMFLETLAPPSASFVIKWALIFATCSLIAGSLFILVASVFLVRPIKKLTKATKRIASGDFNVKLNIKQTSELGTLARSFEEMMHDLQQLEQMRREFVTNVSHEVQSPLTSISGYALVLKQVDLSDHERSRYLDIIIAEAKRMSKMSDSLLKLSILESQSKQLRLTTLSLDEQIRRVIVALQPQWSARNIHFELDLQTVKVTADHDQLNQVWTNILRNSIKFSEDGGVINVNIKQDIKNAAVRISDTGIGIHLEDQKRIFERFFKADRSHSRKYDGSGMGLAIVKQIVSLHQGDIRVESEPGQGTTFIVTLPITTPTD; encoded by the coding sequence ATGATCAGATCCTTATATATACGTGTTGTACTGACATTTCTAGTCTCCATCATCGGTGGCACGATCATTTCTTTTTTTGTGTCAACTTGGATATTCGAAGATAAATTGAACGAAAACGCTCAAATCAACTTACGGAACTTTGGCCAAGACATCGTCCGGATTTACAAGACCCTTCCGTTACGTGAAGCGGACTCGTTCGTAAGTGAAATGAAGCAGCTCGATTCCTATTATATTCGAATTTACGAAACAACGGGTCAGTTCCAGTCTTATGGAAAACTTCACGGACACAAACCTGCGCCTGTGACGATGGAGCAACTAAAGAAAGTATTAGATGGAGGTGTTGTTCAGGACACTCCGAATGGTATTGCTACAGTCCTCTTAGGCTTGCCGTTGAAAACGGAAATGGGAACGAAAGCGATGTTTTTGGAAACGCTCGCCCCTCCTTCTGCCTCTTTTGTCATAAAGTGGGCATTGATCTTTGCAACCTGTTCATTGATTGCAGGAAGCTTATTTATTCTAGTTGCCTCTGTATTCCTGGTAAGACCGATCAAAAAGCTGACAAAAGCGACCAAGCGGATAGCATCTGGAGATTTTAACGTCAAGTTGAATATTAAGCAAACGAGTGAGCTGGGTACTTTGGCTCGCAGCTTCGAAGAAATGATGCACGATCTGCAGCAACTTGAACAGATGCGCAGGGAATTCGTAACGAACGTGTCGCACGAGGTTCAGTCTCCGCTCACTTCGATATCCGGTTATGCTCTAGTGCTTAAGCAAGTTGACCTCTCAGATCACGAACGAAGCCGTTATCTTGATATTATCATCGCAGAAGCGAAAAGGATGTCCAAAATGAGCGATAGCCTGCTAAAGCTGAGTATACTTGAATCGCAGTCAAAGCAACTACGGCTCACCACGCTTAGCCTCGATGAACAAATCCGACGGGTAATCGTGGCGCTCCAGCCGCAATGGTCTGCTCGCAATATACATTTCGAGCTTGATTTACAGACAGTTAAAGTAACAGCTGATCATGACCAGTTAAATCAGGTATGGACGAATATCCTCAGAAATAGCATCAAATTTTCCGAGGATGGCGGAGTGATTAACGTAAATATCAAACAAGATATCAAAAACGCGGCAGTCCGAATATCCGATACTGGTATTGGTATTCACCTTGAGGACCAGAAGCGTATATTCGAGAGGTTTTTTAAGGCTGATCGTTCCCACAGTCGTAAGTATGACGGTAGTGGTATGGGACTCGCTATCGTTAAACAGATCGTATCTCTTCATCAAGGTGACATCCGAGTGGAAAGTGAACCTGGTCAAGGAACGACCTTCATTGTAACCTTGCCAATCACTACACCAACAGATTAG
- a CDS encoding response regulator transcription factor, which produces MPTILVADDDANIRELVCLFLRNDGFATAEAADGKEALDVYNSTHVDLVVLDIMMPIMDGWTLCKELRRANPDLPLLMLTARGETWEKVKGFELGTDDYLTKPFDPLELTVRVRALLKRYKIGSTQRIHFGNVILDRQTYKVMRGTESFTLPLKEFELLYKLAGTPGQVYTREQLIDQIWGIDYAGDDRTVDVHIKRLRERFATTPDFRIETVRGLGYRLEVYE; this is translated from the coding sequence ATGCCTACTATACTAGTTGCTGACGACGATGCGAACATCCGCGAACTCGTCTGTTTATTTCTACGCAACGACGGATTCGCAACAGCCGAAGCCGCGGACGGCAAGGAAGCACTGGACGTCTACAACTCAACGCATGTCGATCTTGTCGTACTCGACATTATGATGCCAATTATGGATGGTTGGACGTTATGCAAAGAGCTCCGAAGAGCCAATCCTGATCTTCCTTTACTTATGCTTACTGCGAGAGGAGAAACTTGGGAGAAAGTGAAAGGTTTCGAACTAGGCACGGACGACTATTTAACGAAACCATTCGATCCATTAGAGTTGACGGTTCGTGTTAGGGCACTACTCAAACGATACAAGATTGGCTCCACGCAGAGGATCCATTTCGGGAACGTAATCCTTGATCGACAGACTTATAAGGTGATGAGAGGGACGGAGTCGTTTACGTTGCCACTAAAGGAGTTCGAATTGCTGTATAAGCTCGCAGGAACACCTGGACAAGTCTATACGCGCGAGCAGTTAATCGATCAGATTTGGGGTATTGATTACGCCGGAGATGATCGAACGGTAGACGTACATATTAAACGGCTTCGTGAACGGTTCGCGACGACACCCGATTTTCGGATCGAAACAGTGCGCGGGCTTGGGTATCGGCTTGAGGTTTATGAATGA
- a CDS encoding GNAT family N-acetyltransferase has translation MTINFITSKNINRDQLERLYNDVEWYAYTQDLEVLQYAIEQSLEVISAWNGEELVGLIRIVGDGLTIIYIQDILVLNAYQNQGIATQLMQQVMKKYINVRQKVLLTEEAHDVRHFYEKNGFQSCDNGSLVAFAKFS, from the coding sequence ATGACGATAAATTTTATTACTAGTAAAAATATAAATAGAGATCAATTAGAAAGATTATATAATGATGTAGAATGGTATGCTTATACACAAGATTTAGAAGTTCTTCAATACGCAATAGAACAATCATTAGAAGTTATATCTGCTTGGAATGGTGAAGAATTAGTCGGGTTAATTCGTATTGTTGGTGATGGATTAACGATTATCTATATTCAAGATATCCTTGTGTTAAATGCTTATCAAAATCAAGGAATTGCTACTCAACTGATGCAACAGGTTATGAAGAAATATATAAATGTTCGTCAAAAAGTTTTATTAACCGAAGAAGCCCATGACGTAAGACATTTTTATGAAAAGAATGGTTTCCAATCTTGCGATAACGGTTCCTTAGTAGCATTTGCTAAGTTTAGTTAG
- a CDS encoding DUF2812 domain-containing protein — protein sequence MKKFNVFFNIEKEEHWLNVQLQKGYRCTNISGLGIYTFKKTDKRHVMRLDYQDYLSKYKFEEYKGIYEDFGWIYIKGYWLGGIRYWQKEEDDQNEIFSDRQSKGNYYKRLMGYSIALSMLFLAYSYMLYKDHSGLYFEGLWSMNGALFWKAFLFETPFVLLKLLPAFMVVFFGSSFYKAFRKYSMLKE from the coding sequence ATGAAGAAGTTTAACGTATTTTTTAATATTGAAAAAGAAGAGCATTGGCTGAACGTGCAATTGCAAAAAGGCTATCGCTGTACAAATATTAGTGGATTAGGAATATACACTTTCAAAAAAACTGACAAAAGACATGTTATGCGACTTGATTATCAAGATTATTTATCAAAGTATAAGTTCGAGGAATATAAAGGGATTTATGAGGATTTTGGTTGGATTTATATAAAAGGGTACTGGCTAGGTGGAATACGATATTGGCAAAAAGAAGAGGATGATCAAAATGAAATCTTTTCTGATCGCCAATCAAAGGGTAATTATTATAAAAGGTTAATGGGTTATTCAATTGCGTTGAGTATGCTATTTTTGGCTTATTCTTATATGCTCTACAAGGATCATTCGGGATTATATTTTGAAGGTCTTTGGAGTATGAATGGTGCATTATTTTGGAAAGCATTCTTATTTGAAACTCCATTTGTCCTGTTGAAGTTGCTTCCAGCCTTCATGGTTGTTTTCTTTGGTAGCAGTTTCTATAAAGCTTTTCGAAAGTATTCAATGTTAAAAGAATAA
- a CDS encoding PadR family transcriptional regulator, translated as MKHKLLPLSETMHYILLALREPLHGYAVMQKIEKISNGTVILAAGTLYGAIENLNKHGWIEAVGNSGRRKIYMVTTEGSDILKMEQERLSHILSLYEGSESNEEV; from the coding sequence ATGAAACATAAATTATTGCCGTTGTCTGAAACCATGCATTATATTTTATTAGCTTTACGTGAACCACTCCATGGCTATGCCGTAATGCAGAAGATAGAAAAAATAAGTAATGGTACTGTTATTTTAGCTGCTGGTACATTATACGGTGCAATTGAAAACTTGAATAAACATGGTTGGATTGAAGCTGTTGGAAATTCGGGTCGGAGAAAAATTTATATGGTAACTACAGAAGGAAGCGACATTTTGAAAATGGAACAAGAAAGGCTATCGCATATTTTATCATTGTATGAAGGGAGTGAATCAAATGAAGAAGTTTAA
- a CDS encoding S9 family peptidase — MTKIIMETSVVNDIPILSIFQEKLYSCPLVFFIHGYGADREQAIDFGYMLAKKGFYYVSMDCKGHGERNGKNESNKFPQVFPGDSGLDTYVHMHEVIEQSAIDIQNLIEYFKGKERIDTNKIGISGFSMGGYASFYISANNPDIKVAIPIAGKPSFTKSWLDTITSTATYEQWSTQIQDAMKEVEKRTEYFQMIDPFDKLSGFFPKPLLIINGDQDIDSPYFYSLELYKKLLPLYSEQPDKLKLSMPFINHQFNHSMKLEACDWFEKHLG; from the coding sequence ATGACAAAAATAATAATGGAGACAAGTGTAGTGAATGATATTCCAATTTTAAGTATTTTTCAGGAGAAATTATATAGTTGTCCGTTGGTATTTTTTATTCATGGTTATGGGGCGGATCGTGAACAAGCTATCGACTTTGGATATATGCTTGCAAAGAAAGGCTTTTATTACGTAAGCATGGATTGTAAAGGACACGGGGAAAGAAATGGAAAAAATGAGAGCAACAAATTCCCTCAAGTTTTTCCAGGAGATTCTGGCTTGGATACCTACGTCCATATGCACGAAGTTATTGAACAATCAGCAATCGATATACAGAATTTAATTGAATACTTTAAAGGTAAAGAGAGAATTGATACAAATAAAATTGGTATATCTGGTTTTTCCATGGGAGGCTATGCGTCATTTTATATATCGGCAAATAACCCTGATATAAAGGTTGCTATTCCCATAGCAGGTAAACCTTCATTTACAAAATCATGGCTTGATACCATTACTTCAACTGCTACCTATGAACAATGGAGTACACAGATTCAAGATGCGATGAAAGAAGTTGAAAAACGAACTGAGTACTTTCAAATGATAGACCCTTTCGATAAGTTGAGTGGGTTTTTTCCAAAGCCATTGCTAATTATTAATGGTGACCAGGACATTGATTCGCCGTACTTTTATTCATTGGAACTCTACAAGAAGTTATTACCGTTGTATTCTGAACAACCTGATAAACTTAAACTTAGTATGCCTTTTATTAATCATCAATTTAATCATAGTATGAAACTCGAAGCGTGCGACTGGTTTGAAAAACATCTTGGCTAG
- a CDS encoding alpha/beta fold hydrolase, with amino-acid sequence MIEWKDIIPALAQSYTVIVPDLRGAGLSDKPVKGYDKLTLAKDIYLLVEQLGFKEVSLVGHDIGAMVAFTYANEYSEETAAGLIAIQVFQSETDIVVADFVMLNVGLLLLMFAISVISFFFSSYCNLTKNSLAFGAAISIAFFLFQLMIALMYLVTSQLMHYLIQLLF; translated from the coding sequence ATGATTGAGTGGAAGGATATTATTCCAGCACTTGCTCAATCATATACAGTAATTGTGCCAGATTTGAGAGGTGCAGGTTTATCTGATAAGCCAGTAAAGGGATATGATAAGCTCACTTTAGCGAAAGATATTTACTTATTAGTAGAGCAGCTTGGCTTTAAAGAAGTATCACTAGTAGGACACGATATAGGTGCGATGGTCGCATTCACTTATGCAAATGAATATTCTGAAGAAACAGCTGCTGGTTTAATTGCGATTCAAGTGTTCCAATCTGAAACGGATATTGTGGTAGCTGATTTTGTTATGTTGAATGTTGGTTTATTATTATTAATGTTTGCCATCAGCGTTATTTCGTTCTTTTTCTCAAGCTATTGCAACTTAACGAAAAACTCACTTGCATTTGGTGCTGCTATTTCCATTGCGTTTTTCTTATTTCAGTTGATGATAGCCTTAATGTACTTAGTTACTTCACAATTAATGCATTATTTGATACAACTGCTATTCTAG
- a CDS encoding aspartate/glutamate racemase family protein, which translates to MKTIGLIGGMSWESSSEYYRLINEEIKNKLGGLHSAKCILYSVDFEEIERYQANGDWESAGHTLGDVAISLEKAGADFIVICTNTMHKVINYIEEKINIPILHIADATANEIQKTNVASVGLLGTKYTMVQDFYKSRIEANDIKVLIPDNEDIELINEVIYEELCLGKINQTSKEFFIKAIKSLVDKGAEGIILGCTEIGLLIKQEDSEVPIFDTTVIHAIESVNKAIEK; encoded by the coding sequence TTGAAAACAATAGGTTTAATCGGTGGGATGAGTTGGGAATCTTCAAGTGAATATTACCGTTTAATAAATGAAGAAATAAAGAACAAATTAGGTGGATTACATTCAGCAAAATGCATTCTATATAGCGTTGACTTTGAAGAAATTGAACGTTATCAAGCAAATGGTGATTGGGAAAGTGCTGGACACACTTTAGGGGATGTGGCAATCTCTTTAGAAAAAGCTGGAGCAGATTTTATTGTTATTTGTACAAATACAATGCACAAGGTAATTAATTATATTGAAGAAAAAATAAATATTCCAATTCTTCATATTGCTGATGCAACAGCAAATGAAATACAGAAAACTAATGTAGCTTCAGTTGGGTTACTTGGAACTAAATATACGATGGTACAAGACTTTTACAAATCAAGAATTGAAGCTAATGATATAAAGGTATTAATTCCAGATAATGAGGATATAGAACTTATAAATGAAGTGATTTATGAAGAATTATGTTTAGGTAAAATCAATCAAACGTCGAAAGAATTTTTTATAAAAGCTATAAAGAGTTTAGTTGATAAGGGTGCCGAAGGGATTATATTAGGATGTACAGAGATTGGATTATTAATAAAACAAGAGGATTCTGAAGTTCCAATATTTGATACAACAGTAATTCATGCTATTGAATCAGTTAATAAAGCAATTGAAAAATAA
- a CDS encoding biotin transporter BioY, with product MKKGDTYQYVLAAIGAAIIAILAQVTIPLPLVPITGQTLAIGLVVTILGMRSGVLSVIIYILVGAVGMPVFSGMSGGLGIVFGPTGGYIVGFLPSAIIMGLYMRKFGVTISQAIVANLIGMVVTLVFGTVWLKILADLTWTAAFMGGVAPFIIVGVIKAVLAAWFGVVVRRRLETAHLVKATA from the coding sequence TTGAAAAAGGGTGATACTTATCAATACGTATTAGCGGCAATTGGTGCAGCAATTATAGCTATACTTGCGCAAGTGACGATTCCTCTACCACTCGTACCAATTACAGGGCAAACTTTAGCAATCGGTTTAGTCGTTACCATTTTAGGTATGAGATCAGGTGTATTATCGGTGATAATATATATATTAGTCGGTGCAGTAGGGATGCCTGTTTTTAGTGGAATGTCAGGCGGATTAGGGATTGTATTTGGTCCAACAGGCGGCTATATTGTTGGATTCTTGCCATCAGCGATAATTATGGGACTTTACATGAGAAAATTTGGTGTCACAATTTCACAAGCGATTGTAGCTAATTTAATTGGTATGGTTGTCACATTGGTATTCGGGACAGTTTGGTTGAAAATCTTAGCTGACTTAACTTGGACGGCAGCATTTATGGGTGGCGTGGCACCGTTTATTATCGTAGGTGTAATAAAAGCAGTACTAGCTGCATGGTTTGGTGTTGTCGTACGTCGTCGCCTAGAAACAGCACATTTAGTCAAAGCGACCGCATAA